The DNA region AAGAGAAATACAGTTAATGTAGATGTAGGTGTATCTATAGTAAGCTTAGTTCAGACTTGATATATTCGATGAATTATATGCTCAATAATTATCCCTTAACAGGTGAAAAGTTTAAAGAAATGGTATTTGTTTAGCTCAGACATAATTCAATAATCAAAAATGGAATGGATATGATTGATCTCTTATGGATTTATAAAAATTATACACTGAAAGATTTTTACAAAATTGCCGCTTCTTGTACAGTATATCGTATTGAGATACTCCGAAGGATGTTTATTCCCAAAAGAGAGACAAAAAAAGAGTTGAATTATGAAGGTATCGAAATCACCATTGAAAGAGGAAGGAAATGGTTAGAAGACCACCAGAGAGCAGACGGCTCGATTGGGGAGATAGAGCCAAGGCAATGGGAGATATGGAATACTGCAAACGCTGCTTTAGCGCTCATACAAATTGGTGGAGATGATGACTGCATTGAGAATGCAATAAATTTCGTTATGGGTGGACAGCTTAATAATGGATCTTTTTCTTTCAATTACGTGCCCAAAAATCTGACAGAAAGCCTGTATTTTAATTGCATTGAGACTGCCAGTGTGGCGTTACTTGCTGCTTATATTAAGAGAAAAAAAGTATCAGAAAATATAAAAAGAGGCGCAGATTTCCTGATAAAAATTCAGAATGGAGATGGCTCATGGGAACTCCCATATATACCAACCAATGCGAAATATCCATCCGTAACCGGATTTGCACTAAAAACACTCCTTTATCTAAAGGTTTGTCCAGAAAAAACTTTTAAAAAGGCACTTTTATTCATTGAATCCGCTCAACTGAGGAATGGTAGCTGGGGAAGAGCCCCAGAATATTACAACACTGAGAGCTATGCTATAAAAAATATCTCTGATGCGTTAATCCTGGCAAAAAATGAAGAACGGCTGATGGGTGAAGAAAAAGAGAGAATCGATTTGATGCTGCAAAGGTGTATCCCCTATGTAGTAAAACGACAAAATTCAGATGGAAGCTGGTCAGCCAGAGGTCCATCCTCAAAATGTATTTCAACAGCGTTATATTTACAAACATTGTTAAATCTTAGTGATAAAAACGATGAAAAGAATATACTGCTAATAAAAGATGCAGTAAGCTTTCTTATGGAAAAACAAGAAAAAGAAGGTTTCTGGAAAGGCGGCAATCTTGGAAGATACAGCGCCGATTTTTTTGCTACTTCTGAGGTTTTAATTGCATTAGATAAAGTATTAAATAAATCAAGAAATGTAAATTTTACAGAGAAGCGCAGCATTGATTCCTGCCGCTCCGGTTAAGGGGATATTCGTGCACTGAAGGTATTTTTTCTACAGTCAAACGAATATTTGGAGAAAACGTGAGAAGTCATAGAATTCGAAATTCGTATAAGGAAGCTAAAATAAAATTCTGGGCATATCAGCAGATAAAAAACATCCAATAGCGGAGCCAGACTATTGGTATAGCGAAAGTTACTCTATTTTTTGTTAATAATGCAACATTGCAAAGGAATAGGAAAAGTATTAAGACCGTGAAATCAAGCGACCGAGCGCACCAACCCCGGTAAGTACAATGGTAGCTCCGGCAAATACAACTGTAGCTTATGGGAATGAAACCATTGGAAAAGGTCTCTCTAACGTTAAAGTAGCTGTTCTCTATGAACGGATGACTGATGGAGCATTATACGGAAGAAAGCAGTGAGGATGTAATTAAATTGCTTAAGCAAACAAAAACTGACCTTATATTTAGAGGATTTTGGAGATGGGATCCTGGCC from Candidatus Methanoperedens sp. includes:
- a CDS encoding terpene cyclase/mutase family protein, giving the protein MDMIDLLWIYKNYTLKDFYKIAASCTVYRIEILRRMFIPKRETKKELNYEGIEITIERGRKWLEDHQRADGSIGEIEPRQWEIWNTANAALALIQIGGDDDCIENAINFVMGGQLNNGSFSFNYVPKNLTESLYFNCIETASVALLAAYIKRKKVSENIKRGADFLIKIQNGDGSWELPYIPTNAKYPSVTGFALKTLLYLKVCPEKTFKKALLFIESAQLRNGSWGRAPEYYNTESYAIKNISDALILAKNEERLMGEEKERIDLMLQRCIPYVVKRQNSDGSWSARGPSSKCISTALYLQTLLNLSDKNDEKNILLIKDAVSFLMEKQEKEGFWKGGNLGRYSADFFATSEVLIALDKVLNKSRNVNFTEKRSIDSCRSG